A DNA window from Centroberyx gerrardi isolate f3 chromosome 3, fCenGer3.hap1.cur.20231027, whole genome shotgun sequence contains the following coding sequences:
- the LOC139931617 gene encoding uncharacterized protein LOC139931617 — MPQPGMNGMEPAFGEAYGGHRGLLSPYPLAMSPQGGRTEYDQSVLLMLGSPASPRKRPFELLSDLVDDGGFGEDLHPERWDVSALDEMARYTKLGLGVGGELACSEEAVLMGRWGRSWGEEEEEEEERRRSSKVPTHSTPPQQGPATQEVQATAAGREEGHVSVATTTERELSAAGRGGGQDGGMARARTVEVYQVAQEEEEAAAVAARVGPEPGLALEHCSEEHNYSLSQGGEPGAGCGHNSQTEEVRVGEVQQEAGGREESQEKTDLELEEEDEEQEEEEEEDEDEEEDEEGEEGAEETTVEAELSSSSETECEVEAEPARQPGERPSKRRCFWEYRRARESATKKKLGGDVHWSLSWSSSTLPSTLYRREGKKGRRKARKTDASDLTPNPQKLHNIGEQLQKLNAAIDGMGPVNELPAVARARSRKEKNKLASRACRLKKKAQHEANKIKLWGLNQEYENLLGALLRIKEVIRQRVESSEEEDMDERGMTQRLEDILRESSGPLVAGRTKDFVQRILAASAGGQGQGKETPQGGDEAAG, encoded by the exons ATGCCTCAG cCGGGTATGAATGGGATGGAGCCTGCGTTTGGCGAGGCCTACGGGGGCCACAGGGGCCTGCTGAGCCCCTACCCTCTGGCCATGTCGCCACAAGGGGGCAGGACTGAGTACGACCAG aGCGTGCTCCTGATGCTGGGCTCCCCGGCGTCGCCACGGAAACGGCCCTTTGAGTTGCTAAGCGACCTGGTGGACGACGGGGGCTTCGGCGAGGACCTGCACCCAGAGCGCTGGGACGTGTCGGCGCTGGACGAGATGGCCCGCTACACCAAACTGGGCCTGGGGGTCGGGGGGGAGCTGGCCTGCTCCGAGGAGGCCGTCCTGATGGGCCGCTGGGGCCGGAgctggggggaggaggaggaggaggaggaggagcggaggaggagcagcaaGGTGCCGACACACTCGACACCGCCGCAGCAGGGTCCCGCCACCCAGGAAGTCCAGGCCACTGCcgcaggaagagaggaggggcatGTCTCTGTTGCCACGACGACAGAGAGGGAACTAAGcgcagcaggaagaggaggaggacaggatggGGGGATGGCGAGGGCGCGTACGGTGGAGGTGTACCAGGTggcgcaggaggaggaggaggcggcggcggtggcggcgcgGGTGGGGCCGGAGCCGGGCCTGGCTCTGGAGCACTGCAGCGAGGAACACAACTACTCCCTTAGCCAGGGAGGGGAGCCGGGGGCCGGGTGCGGTCACAACTCCCAGACAGAGGAGGTGCGGGTGGGGGAGGTGCAGCAGGAGGCggggggcagggaggagagCCAGGAGAAGACTGACCTCGAGttagaggaagaggacgaggagcaggaggaagaggaggaggaggacgaggacgaggaggaggacgaggaaggggaggagggagcggaggagaCGACAGTTGAAGCTGAACTCTCCAGCTCCTCCGAAACAGAATGTG aggtggaggcggagccagccaggcagccaggcgAGCGGCCGTCGAAGCGTCGCTGTTTCTGGGAGTACCGCCGCGCCCGCGAGTCGGCCACGAAGAAGAAGCTGGGCGGAGACGTCCACTGGTCTCTGTCCTGGAGCTCCAGCACTCTGCCCAGCACACTGTACCGCCGAGAGG gCAAGAAGGGGCGGCGTAAGGCCCGCAAGACGGACGCCAGCGACCTGACGCCGAACCCCCAGAAGCTGCACAACATCGGAGAGCAGCTGCAGAAGCTCAACGCCGCCATCGACGGCATGGGTCCCGTCAACGAGCTGCCCGCCGTGGCCCGCGCCCGCTCCCGCAAGGAGAAGAACAAGCTGGCCTCCAG GGCCTGCCGGCTGAAGAAGAAGGCCCAGCATGAAGCCAACAAGATCAAACTATGGGGGCTGAACCAGGAGTACG AGAACCTGCTGGGGGCGCTGCTGCGGATCAAGGAGGTGATCCGACAGCGGGTGGAGAGCAGCGAGGAAGAGGACATGGACGAGCGAGGGATGACCCAACGTCTGGAGGACATCCTCAGAGAGTCCAGCG GTCCCTTAGTGGCTGGGCGGACCAAAGACTTTGTGCAGAGGATTTTGGCGGCCAGCGCGGGGGGGCAGGGCCAGGGCAAGGAGACGCCCCAGGGAGGAGACGAGGCGGCGGGCTAA